From the Streptomyces pluripotens genome, one window contains:
- a CDS encoding MT-A70 family methyltransferase: MAVSENGTGAPQRPSPAKYRTILADPPWRTNQVGNRGAARYYPLMATEDICRLKVSPLAADDAHLWLWVTNSNLDEGIEVMEAWGFAYRSCLTWVKYGRTAGLGIYLRNQTEQLLFGVRGSAPVLFRSQATWFVAPRQEHSHKPEEQYAIIQRCSPDPYLELFARRRQPGWDVWGNQVDSDVSL, from the coding sequence ATGGCGGTAAGCGAGAACGGGACGGGCGCACCTCAGCGCCCGTCCCCCGCCAAGTACCGCACCATCCTCGCCGACCCTCCATGGCGCACCAATCAGGTCGGCAACCGCGGAGCAGCTCGGTACTACCCGCTCATGGCGACTGAGGACATCTGTCGTCTGAAAGTCAGTCCATTGGCGGCCGACGACGCCCATCTCTGGCTGTGGGTGACGAACTCGAACCTGGACGAGGGCATTGAGGTCATGGAGGCGTGGGGGTTTGCGTACCGAAGCTGCCTCACCTGGGTCAAATACGGGCGCACCGCTGGTCTAGGTATCTACCTACGCAACCAGACAGAGCAACTCTTGTTCGGCGTCCGAGGGTCGGCACCAGTGCTGTTCCGGTCACAGGCCACGTGGTTTGTTGCTCCGAGGCAGGAACACAGCCACAAGCCCGAAGAGCAGTACGCGATTATCCAGCGCTGCTCTCCCGACCCGTACTTGGAGCTGTTCGCCAGGCGCAGGCAGCCGGGCTGGGACGTGTGGGGCAACCAAGTCGACTCCGACGTCTCCCTGTAG
- a CDS encoding tyrosine-type recombinase/integrase, which yields MEAQEKLTLVTAQVLKGAALPDESWRLDQYLDHWLSTAKRRPLTLRRHESIVRLHLKPGLGHYKLTQLSIHTVQSFINQLADDGTTTATIHQARKVLSAALTYAMRQELITRNVARLVQMPKYKPKEAEHWTTEEAARFLEASRPDPLYPAFLLLVMYGLRRGEVLGIRWRDVNFADGVLHIRQQVQRINGVLQQVDLKTDTSVRDEPLLTTVADKLLAHKHEQEAARLLAGDNWQGTGNHDELVFTTRSGRPMESRNLYRSFLRICERYGLRRITVHGMRHTNATTQKKLNVHDRDIQAILGHGDVRTTGIYEHTDMNSKRSALEKVETALLAQAAHDRTRCRQEQPSNKKKLHRIGEVLSGGSSQTRTGDTRLFRPIQAPLHEQLASIDQVMQARTIEWKLGCVAVYLAVNSPSEEDADRRAA from the coding sequence ATGGAGGCCCAAGAGAAGCTGACTCTAGTCACCGCACAAGTACTCAAAGGGGCGGCACTGCCCGATGAATCGTGGAGACTCGACCAGTACCTCGACCATTGGCTTTCGACTGCAAAACGCCGCCCGCTAACCCTCCGCCGGCATGAATCCATTGTCCGACTGCACCTGAAACCCGGTCTTGGACACTACAAGCTGACGCAGCTATCGATACACACTGTTCAGTCGTTCATTAACCAACTTGCTGACGATGGCACTACCACCGCAACGATTCACCAAGCGCGTAAGGTTCTGAGCGCTGCACTTACATACGCGATGCGGCAGGAGCTAATAACGCGCAACGTTGCTCGGCTGGTTCAGATGCCGAAGTACAAGCCCAAGGAGGCGGAACACTGGACTACCGAGGAGGCAGCGCGATTCCTAGAAGCATCGAGGCCTGATCCGCTCTATCCAGCATTTCTACTGTTAGTTATGTACGGTCTTCGGCGTGGTGAAGTGCTTGGCATCAGATGGCGCGACGTCAACTTCGCCGACGGCGTACTGCACATACGGCAACAGGTACAACGTATCAACGGCGTTCTGCAACAAGTGGATCTGAAGACTGACACTAGTGTCCGCGATGAACCCCTACTCACGACTGTTGCAGATAAATTGTTGGCGCATAAGCACGAGCAAGAAGCTGCCCGCCTGCTGGCAGGCGACAATTGGCAAGGAACAGGGAATCACGACGAGCTCGTCTTCACTACAAGGTCGGGACGCCCTATGGAGTCCAGAAACCTTTACCGTTCATTCTTGAGAATCTGTGAGCGCTACGGGCTTCGCCGCATCACCGTCCATGGAATGCGGCACACCAACGCAACGACACAGAAAAAATTGAACGTTCATGACCGCGACATTCAAGCAATCCTTGGTCACGGCGACGTGAGGACTACAGGCATATACGAGCACACGGACATGAACAGCAAACGCTCCGCACTTGAAAAGGTTGAGACCGCGCTACTCGCGCAGGCAGCGCATGACCGTACGCGTTGCCGTCAGGAACAGCCGTCAAACAAGAAAAAACTCCACCGAATCGGTGAAGTTCTCTCTGGTGGCTCCTCCCAGACTCGAACTGGGGACACAAGGCTCTTCAGGCCCATCCAAGCCCCCTTACACGAACAGCTCGCCTCTATAGATCAGGTCATGCAAGCACGCACTATTGAGTGGAAGCTCGGCTGCGTTGCCGTCTATTTAGCCGTCAACTCGCCGTCAGAAGAAGACGCAGATCGGAGGGCGGCATGA
- a CDS encoding helix-turn-helix domain-containing protein: MEESKKPTTLGQYLEQGRQISGLSLRQLEAASGVNIMTIRRLLNNQVDSPSAEHVQQLVRTLELDENDAFAYIGVTPPKGLPDIAPYLRAKMGLRGEALRQAAEEIQEIIEKYDGDTPDQ; the protein is encoded by the coding sequence ATGGAGGAATCCAAAAAACCAACCACCCTGGGCCAATACTTGGAGCAGGGACGACAAATATCCGGGCTAAGCCTACGGCAACTCGAAGCGGCAAGCGGCGTCAATATCATGACGATTAGACGGCTACTAAATAATCAGGTGGATAGCCCGTCGGCCGAACATGTCCAGCAACTCGTGAGAACACTGGAGCTGGACGAGAACGACGCCTTCGCCTACATCGGCGTAACACCGCCAAAAGGACTCCCAGACATCGCCCCCTACCTCAGGGCAAAAATGGGACTCCGCGGCGAAGCACTGCGTCAAGCCGCCGAGGAGATTCAAGAAATCATCGAGAAGTACGACGGTGACACGCCCGACCAGTAG
- a CDS encoding DUF2637 domain-containing protein: MSRAQPRDWWVVAGMAVTACSAAVSSFSGLRALAAATGWPEALSPLLPCTIDAYATTATRVWLSGVTRSERARHFARWNAIGAIGLSLVGNAAWHLIAAKVLTVTWPIVVVVGAVPPAVLGLLSHLAVLRSQDDEDEQDEAVPPGTELHEHGDKADAGEDELLEAARAADAAYRTEHGKPITRDELRKHLHVSTEKTSHILRLLRTLPDDPGK; the protein is encoded by the coding sequence ATGAGTAGGGCCCAGCCGCGCGACTGGTGGGTGGTGGCGGGCATGGCCGTCACCGCGTGTTCAGCGGCCGTCAGTAGCTTCTCCGGTCTGCGCGCTCTCGCTGCTGCGACTGGATGGCCGGAGGCTCTGTCGCCGCTGCTTCCCTGCACCATAGATGCGTATGCGACGACTGCTACGCGAGTGTGGCTGTCTGGTGTGACGCGCTCCGAGCGAGCACGCCACTTCGCCCGCTGGAACGCGATTGGGGCCATCGGGCTGTCGCTGGTCGGTAATGCCGCTTGGCACCTGATCGCGGCCAAGGTGCTCACGGTGACGTGGCCGATCGTCGTGGTGGTCGGTGCCGTCCCGCCTGCCGTCCTCGGTCTGCTGTCGCACTTGGCCGTCCTACGCAGCCAGGACGACGAGGACGAGCAGGACGAAGCCGTGCCACCCGGTACGGAGCTGCACGAGCACGGGGACAAGGCCGACGCCGGTGAGGACGAGTTGCTTGAGGCGGCCCGCGCCGCCGACGCCGCGTACCGGACAGAGCACGGCAAGCCGATCACGCGCGACGAGTTGCGGAAGCACCTGCATGTCAGCACGGAAAAGACTAGTCACATACTGCGGCTACTTCGCACGCTACCAGATGACCCAGGGAAATAA
- a CDS encoding helix-turn-helix domain-containing protein — MTEDLTKIYFRTASDAADDLLTVAEACAELRVSKWTLYQFIHSRQLASIKIRSRRLIPRSAIRELIEKLKLEATA; from the coding sequence ATGACAGAAGACCTAACAAAAATCTACTTCCGCACGGCTTCCGATGCCGCCGACGACCTATTGACCGTGGCCGAGGCATGCGCCGAGTTGCGTGTGAGTAAGTGGACGCTCTACCAATTTATCCACTCTCGACAACTGGCGAGCATCAAGATTCGCAGCCGCCGCCTGATTCCTCGCAGCGCCATACGCGAGCTGATCGAGAAGCTTAAATTGGAGGCAACCGCGTAA
- a CDS encoding ImmA/IrrE family metallo-endopeptidase has product MNTSIIRQVRGLMPLRPLTLREARGVAERQAILLLELLGQREPAVDVGLISELPRVEVKVEPRRRLGGISGFSQWSRGRWLVVVNQDDSGTRRRFTLGHEFKHVLDHPFIKEIYSRMGSTDEDRYRIAEQICDYFAACLLMPRNWVKRHWASGVQEAAALAALFNVSEVAMARRLRDLRLVDPADRHMNLRELSQPVRDYFRKAPGAQPDLCPLT; this is encoded by the coding sequence ATGAATACATCTATCATTCGACAAGTTCGGGGGCTTATGCCGCTACGTCCGTTGACGTTGCGCGAAGCAAGAGGCGTTGCCGAACGGCAGGCAATACTCCTGCTTGAGCTACTCGGACAGCGTGAGCCGGCCGTGGACGTCGGGCTTATCTCGGAGCTGCCACGGGTTGAAGTCAAAGTTGAGCCTAGGCGACGGCTAGGCGGGATCTCTGGATTCTCGCAATGGAGTCGTGGACGCTGGCTCGTTGTAGTGAATCAGGACGACAGCGGCACTCGTCGCCGCTTCACGCTCGGCCACGAGTTCAAGCATGTGCTCGACCATCCATTCATCAAGGAGATTTACAGCCGTATGGGCTCAACCGACGAGGATCGCTACCGCATCGCAGAGCAGATTTGTGATTATTTCGCGGCCTGCCTACTCATGCCGCGTAACTGGGTCAAGCGACATTGGGCGAGCGGTGTCCAAGAAGCGGCAGCGCTCGCAGCGCTGTTCAACGTCTCCGAGGTTGCCATGGCGAGACGTCTTCGAGACTTGCGCCTTGTCGATCCAGCCGACCGGCACATGAACCTACGGGAGTTGAGCCAGCCCGTGCGCGATTACTTTCGGAAGGCTCCGGGGGCGCAGCCCGATCTCTGCCCACTAACGTAA
- a CDS encoding replication-relaxation family protein, whose product MTTARAPRGSRIGTARVLALAETLSEREWQIMGTVNRLRLATGLQLERLHFAELTGKSRSVVRWRVLKRLVDAQVLMPLTRRIGGSLRGSAKLTYALDVAGERLLRLRRNLSQGEERIRRPAPIGERFVAHTVATSELYVQLVERSAADGFTVDEFRAEPASWWPNGDGGWMKPDAYLSISADGITDHWWVEVDLATEAVPTLRGKFLAYTDFVGQGQLGPADVVPRVLVTVPTEARGEVMANVVARMPAPADELFVVALHDEAIGLLSAELSEADYE is encoded by the coding sequence ATGACTACCGCACGAGCCCCGCGCGGCAGCCGGATCGGTACGGCGCGCGTCCTGGCGCTTGCCGAAACGCTGAGCGAGCGCGAGTGGCAGATCATGGGAACGGTCAACCGGCTGCGGCTGGCGACTGGCCTTCAGCTGGAGCGCCTGCACTTCGCCGAGCTGACCGGCAAGAGCCGATCGGTCGTCCGTTGGCGGGTGCTCAAGCGGTTGGTCGACGCCCAGGTGCTCATGCCTCTGACTCGTCGTATCGGGGGCAGCCTCCGCGGTTCGGCCAAGCTGACCTACGCGCTCGACGTCGCCGGGGAACGGCTGCTACGGCTCCGTCGCAACCTGTCGCAGGGCGAGGAGCGGATTCGCCGGCCTGCGCCGATCGGCGAGCGGTTCGTAGCCCACACCGTGGCCACAAGCGAGCTGTACGTGCAGCTCGTTGAGCGCTCAGCGGCTGACGGCTTCACAGTGGACGAATTTCGGGCCGAGCCCGCCTCCTGGTGGCCCAACGGGGATGGCGGCTGGATGAAACCCGACGCCTACCTGTCGATCTCCGCAGACGGCATCACCGACCACTGGTGGGTAGAAGTCGACCTTGCCACCGAGGCTGTGCCGACGCTGCGCGGGAAGTTCCTGGCGTACACCGACTTCGTAGGGCAAGGACAGCTCGGCCCCGCCGACGTTGTGCCCCGCGTGCTGGTGACGGTGCCGACCGAGGCCCGAGGCGAGGTCATGGCCAACGTCGTCGCGCGGATGCCCGCGCCCGCCGACGAGTTGTTCGTCGTGGCGCTGCATGACGAAGCGATCGGCTTGCTGAGTGCGGAGTTGAGCGAGGCCGACTATGAGTAG
- the glpR gene encoding gephyrin-like molybdotransferase receptor GlpR — translation MSSSGLIYAVIVGAWAAYLVPMWLRRQDELNEARPTERFSTAIRLLSGRAGMERRYAKDLRARSAREGEPDAGDPDAVTDSVDVRAFVVPPTRRQIRTDAASEASSGTGQVPGHVVPPTSRSTSAPPQHSSGSPVSASGSPGARKQGEPERSTPSARAAAARARRSKVLARRRRTTMMLFLAFTLGAIVAAVGGLAFLWAPAAPAALLSAYIAHLRSQERRRFAYQMDRRRAEAAAQRLRERERPPRRRAPLDADPGPDDSEEGPEAGADTGLSALAADRRALVEQTDHAEWVDQQRERQRRPDHGESWDPVPVPLPTYVTAPVAPRATSDVDLGAPGTWSSARSSALTPEHEAAQAPAGEPDTQPETGEDEQAPVSTDKPGGERSDARRAASARRARERGRTPLFDQYEDGDHPRAANE, via the coding sequence GTGAGCAGCAGCGGCCTCATCTACGCAGTCATCGTCGGGGCTTGGGCCGCCTACTTGGTGCCGATGTGGCTCCGTAGGCAGGACGAGCTGAACGAGGCCCGTCCGACGGAACGCTTCAGCACCGCCATCCGGCTGCTGTCCGGACGGGCGGGCATGGAGCGCCGGTACGCCAAGGACCTGCGGGCGCGCTCCGCCCGCGAGGGGGAGCCGGATGCCGGCGACCCGGACGCCGTCACCGACTCGGTCGACGTCCGGGCCTTTGTCGTGCCTCCGACCCGCCGTCAGATCCGCACGGATGCGGCGTCGGAGGCGTCTTCGGGGACGGGGCAGGTGCCCGGACACGTCGTTCCACCGACGTCCAGGTCTACCTCGGCGCCCCCACAGCATTCCTCTGGCTCCCCCGTGTCCGCCTCCGGGTCCCCAGGCGCGCGGAAACAGGGGGAGCCGGAGCGGAGCACGCCCTCGGCGCGGGCGGCCGCAGCGCGCGCCCGGCGTTCCAAGGTGCTCGCGCGTCGAAGGCGTACCACGATGATGCTCTTCCTCGCCTTCACACTGGGCGCGATCGTCGCCGCTGTCGGGGGGCTCGCCTTTCTGTGGGCCCCGGCCGCCCCCGCCGCACTCCTCAGCGCCTACATCGCCCATCTGCGTTCTCAGGAGCGCCGTCGCTTCGCGTACCAGATGGATCGCCGGCGCGCCGAGGCGGCGGCCCAGCGACTGCGCGAGCGGGAACGTCCGCCGCGTCGGCGTGCCCCCCTTGACGCGGACCCCGGTCCGGACGATTCGGAGGAGGGCCCAGAGGCCGGAGCGGACACTGGTCTCTCCGCGCTCGCCGCGGACCGACGCGCCTTGGTCGAGCAGACCGACCACGCAGAGTGGGTCGACCAGCAGCGCGAGCGGCAGCGGCGGCCCGATCACGGGGAGAGTTGGGACCCGGTGCCGGTGCCGCTGCCGACGTACGTGACGGCGCCGGTCGCCCCGCGCGCCACCTCCGACGTGGACCTCGGGGCACCCGGTACATGGAGTTCGGCGCGTTCGAGCGCGCTCACGCCGGAACACGAAGCGGCTCAGGCGCCGGCGGGGGAGCCGGATACGCAACCGGAGACGGGAGAGGATGAGCAGGCGCCCGTGTCCACGGACAAGCCAGGGGGCGAACGCAGCGATGCCCGTCGTGCAGCCTCCGCCCGCAGGGCACGTGAGCGTGGGCGCACGCCCCTCTTCGACCAGTACGAGGACGGCGACCACCCGCGTGCGGCCAACGAGTGA
- a CDS encoding type IV secretory system conjugative DNA transfer family protein produces the protein MTLVVLIAAGGLTVLALILGGRWANALSWRRRLVAYQLRLPSGLTAEQVSNWLGSVAADSQHWPVGFEIEATRRGIGFYLIVSRSHETSTLARLRSALPGVRAEEAPDYLDARPAVLAAHEFKLSNLQRPLASDRAESTITALLSGLFPLSGDEVVHVQWLLSGGRAFSPSKDDPAELARAIRAKNAAPLFNAVARVAVSAGTRPRAGNLLSRVTNAYKMLDAPGVSVVPRMLSLSTVTERLYRRAVPLTVWQMRLNTEEVTGLLGIPLGTHHLPGLELGRARQLPPPQDMARSGLVLAESNFPGSSNQLLTLRTEDRLRHLHLLGPTGVGKSTLICNLALQDIERGDGLVLVDPKSDLVADVLARVPEDRTEDVIVLDPSATDCPVGFNVLQVGQSEHERELVVDHVVHVFSELWRSSWGPRTSDVLRTCLLTLTHTRAMDGSAFTLVEVPELLLNPTFRRFVLSQAGVPDSVRSFWSAYERMSEGERAQVIGPSLNKLRSLTTRTPLRLMLGQSTGIDLTDIFTKRRIVLVALSKGTVGTETAHLLGSLLMSGLWMTTLARAAVPAEKRRPTWCYTDEFQDVVRLGSDGELAEMLSQARALGLGLVLAHQYLDQLPRDVRTAVLGTARSQVVFQLDYDDARTLERRFAPALTAADLMGLPVHEIAMRPSVHGETRPPTTGITRPLDEPLRDPAALAERSREHYGSVRVGVEAALKARIEAPAAGKFGRTRRGDAS, from the coding sequence ATGACGCTGGTCGTCCTCATCGCCGCTGGCGGCCTCACGGTGCTGGCGCTCATCCTCGGCGGACGCTGGGCCAACGCCCTTTCGTGGCGTCGTCGCCTCGTGGCGTATCAATTGCGGTTGCCAAGTGGCCTCACGGCCGAGCAGGTAAGCAACTGGCTCGGCAGCGTGGCCGCCGACTCTCAACACTGGCCAGTCGGATTCGAGATCGAAGCCACCCGGCGCGGCATCGGCTTCTACCTGATCGTGTCGCGGTCACACGAGACCAGCACTCTCGCACGGCTGCGCTCCGCCCTCCCCGGTGTTCGAGCCGAGGAAGCGCCTGACTATCTCGATGCGAGGCCGGCGGTTCTGGCGGCGCATGAGTTCAAGCTCAGCAACTTGCAGCGCCCCTTGGCGTCCGACCGTGCCGAGTCCACCATCACGGCACTGTTGTCGGGGCTGTTCCCTCTCTCCGGCGACGAAGTGGTGCACGTGCAGTGGCTCCTCTCGGGCGGTCGCGCCTTCTCGCCGAGCAAGGACGACCCAGCCGAGCTGGCCCGTGCCATACGAGCGAAGAACGCCGCACCGCTCTTCAACGCCGTGGCTCGCGTCGCGGTATCGGCGGGCACCCGGCCTCGTGCAGGCAACCTGCTGAGCCGCGTCACCAACGCCTACAAGATGCTGGACGCTCCCGGCGTCTCGGTCGTACCGCGGATGCTGTCGCTGTCCACCGTGACGGAGCGCCTCTATAGGCGTGCGGTTCCGCTGACGGTCTGGCAGATGCGCCTCAACACCGAGGAAGTCACCGGGCTGCTCGGCATTCCTCTCGGCACCCATCATCTTCCCGGCCTGGAGCTTGGCCGGGCACGCCAGCTACCGCCCCCACAGGACATGGCGCGCTCCGGGCTGGTGCTCGCGGAAAGCAACTTCCCTGGCTCCAGCAACCAGCTTCTGACCTTGCGGACGGAAGACCGACTGCGGCACCTCCACCTCCTTGGCCCTACCGGGGTCGGCAAGTCAACTCTCATCTGCAATTTGGCTCTACAGGACATCGAGCGGGGTGACGGCCTGGTGCTCGTCGACCCCAAGAGTGATCTTGTAGCTGATGTCTTGGCCCGCGTACCCGAAGACAGGACGGAGGACGTCATCGTCCTCGACCCGTCCGCTACCGACTGCCCCGTAGGCTTCAACGTCCTCCAGGTAGGACAGAGCGAGCACGAACGCGAGTTGGTCGTCGATCACGTCGTGCATGTGTTCTCAGAGCTGTGGCGATCGTCTTGGGGGCCCAGGACCTCCGACGTCTTGCGTACGTGCCTACTGACGCTCACTCACACGCGAGCAATGGACGGCTCGGCCTTCACCCTGGTCGAGGTTCCCGAGCTGCTGCTCAATCCGACCTTCCGCAGGTTCGTGCTGAGCCAGGCCGGCGTCCCGGACTCGGTACGAAGCTTCTGGTCGGCCTACGAGCGCATGAGCGAAGGCGAACGCGCGCAAGTCATCGGCCCCAGCCTCAACAAGCTGCGCAGCCTGACCACCCGTACGCCCCTTCGGCTCATGCTCGGCCAGAGCACCGGCATCGACCTGACGGACATCTTCACGAAGCGCCGCATCGTCCTGGTCGCCCTCAGCAAGGGCACAGTCGGCACCGAGACCGCACACCTCCTCGGCTCGCTCCTTATGTCCGGACTCTGGATGACGACACTTGCCCGCGCCGCCGTTCCCGCCGAGAAGCGCCGCCCTACATGGTGCTACACAGACGAATTTCAGGATGTGGTGAGGCTAGGCTCGGACGGCGAACTAGCCGAGATGCTGTCGCAGGCACGTGCCCTCGGCCTCGGCCTGGTCTTGGCGCACCAGTACCTCGACCAGCTACCCCGCGACGTCCGTACAGCGGTGCTTGGCACCGCTCGCTCGCAAGTCGTCTTCCAGCTCGACTACGACGACGCGCGCACCTTGGAACGGCGCTTCGCTCCGGCGCTGACTGCTGCCGACCTCATGGGGCTGCCGGTACACGAGATCGCCATGCGGCCCAGTGTCCACGGAGAGACCCGGCCCCCAACGACCGGCATCACCAGGCCGCTCGACGAACCACTACGTGACCCTGCCGCACTCGCCGAACGCAGCCGCGAGCACTACGGCAGCGTCCGGGTTGGCGTAGAGGCTGCGCTCAAGGCTCGTATCGAAGCGCCAGCTGCGGGCAAGTTCGGCCGCACGCGACGAGGAGACGCGTCGTGA
- a CDS encoding GNAT family N-acetyltransferase, whose product MLVDGDVVLRPIRLRDQRAWREVNRRNRDWLRPWEATIPPPTPSGPITHRPTYRQMVRHLRSEAGAGRMLPFVIEYQGQLVGQLTVAGITWGSMCSAHIGYWVDEAVAGRGVTPTAVALVVDHCFRTVGLHRIEVCIRPENRPSRRVVEKLGFREEGLRRRFLHIDGAWRDHLVFALTADEVPEGLLARWQRARSRQRKHTEHESAQGNPPSPTN is encoded by the coding sequence GTGCTGGTGGACGGCGATGTCGTCCTCCGGCCGATACGGCTGCGCGACCAACGGGCCTGGCGCGAGGTGAACCGGCGCAACCGGGACTGGCTGCGCCCCTGGGAGGCGACCATCCCGCCGCCTACGCCGAGCGGGCCGATCACGCATCGGCCGACCTACCGGCAGATGGTCCGGCATCTGCGCTCCGAGGCCGGCGCGGGCCGGATGCTGCCGTTCGTCATCGAGTACCAGGGGCAGCTGGTAGGGCAATTGACGGTCGCCGGCATCACCTGGGGGTCGATGTGCTCGGCGCACATCGGCTACTGGGTGGACGAGGCGGTGGCCGGGCGCGGGGTGACGCCGACGGCCGTCGCCCTCGTGGTGGACCACTGTTTCCGCACGGTGGGGCTGCACCGCATCGAGGTCTGCATTCGCCCCGAGAACCGGCCGAGCCGCCGGGTCGTGGAGAAACTCGGATTCCGTGAGGAGGGGCTCCGCCGGCGCTTTCTGCACATCGACGGAGCCTGGCGTGATCACCTCGTCTTCGCGCTCACTGCGGACGAGGTGCCCGAAGGGTTGCTCGCACGCTGGCAGCGGGCACGATCCCGGCAGCGGAAGCACACCGAGCACGAGAGCGCCCAGGGGAATCCCCCCAGCCCCACAAATTGA
- a CDS encoding helix-turn-helix transcriptional regulator, with the protein MASKRVRLAQRRRSAGFSQEKLAEHLGVERTTVVRWETAKADPQPWLRPKLASALKVTADELHALLEDIVVVEAEPSERLNYALAHPSSADLVAVAYLHERVRKLDESYDGAPSTALLGPAGQVHGQIGYLREHATNSRVRKALYEVEAESATFVGQLVWDVSQRRDHGGPVVYLDEAVHAARQARDPGAESYAVLRKSYVALYGEKDPVKGVMLAQEAVEVAKLASPSLMGLSLLHVAEGYAMVGDVQRCEDALKKAEAQFERISPDDVAAEYYTLNEYNRLAGSCYLFLGLPDRAEPILRNTVSALAPKKKSQAIALGNLTLSLIHQRKLEEAAETMHRTIDAVELTRGGGGLNLAFAAGRELREWRTEAWVQDINDRLLALMAAI; encoded by the coding sequence ATGGCGAGCAAACGGGTACGTCTTGCACAACGCCGCAGGTCGGCGGGGTTCAGTCAAGAGAAATTAGCCGAGCATCTTGGCGTCGAGCGTACGACGGTTGTGCGCTGGGAGACCGCCAAGGCCGACCCACAGCCCTGGCTCCGGCCGAAACTCGCGTCGGCACTCAAGGTGACCGCAGACGAACTGCACGCGTTACTCGAAGACATCGTCGTTGTTGAAGCCGAGCCCAGCGAGCGTCTGAACTACGCACTCGCACATCCGTCGAGCGCCGACCTGGTCGCCGTGGCCTACCTGCACGAGCGCGTCCGCAAGCTCGACGAGTCCTATGACGGGGCTCCGTCGACCGCTCTCCTCGGCCCCGCCGGCCAGGTCCACGGACAAATCGGCTACCTACGCGAGCACGCCACCAACTCACGCGTACGCAAAGCCCTGTACGAGGTCGAGGCCGAGTCAGCGACGTTCGTGGGACAACTCGTCTGGGACGTCAGCCAGCGGCGCGACCACGGCGGGCCGGTCGTCTATCTCGACGAAGCCGTTCATGCTGCTCGGCAAGCGCGGGACCCAGGAGCCGAGAGCTATGCGGTGCTGCGGAAGAGTTACGTGGCGCTGTACGGCGAGAAGGACCCGGTCAAGGGCGTGATGCTGGCCCAGGAGGCGGTTGAGGTCGCCAAGCTGGCCAGCCCTTCGCTGATGGGCCTGAGCCTGCTGCACGTCGCCGAGGGGTACGCCATGGTTGGTGACGTCCAGCGCTGCGAGGACGCTTTGAAGAAGGCCGAGGCACAGTTCGAGCGGATAAGCCCGGACGACGTGGCCGCCGAGTACTACACGCTCAACGAGTACAACCGCCTGGCTGGCTCGTGCTACCTCTTTCTCGGCCTGCCCGACCGGGCCGAGCCGATTCTTCGCAATACGGTCAGCGCCCTCGCGCCCAAAAAGAAGAGCCAGGCCATCGCGCTCGGCAATCTCACGCTGTCGCTGATCCACCAACGTAAGCTCGAAGAAGCAGCGGAGACCATGCACCGCACGATCGACGCCGTGGAGCTGACGCGCGGCGGAGGCGGGCTGAACCTGGCGTTCGCTGCGGGCCGGGAGCTGCGTGAGTGGCGTACCGAGGCGTGGGTGCAGGACATCAACGACCGGCTCCTTGCCCTGATGGCCGCCATCTGA
- a CDS encoding 5-formyltetrahydrofolate cyclo-ligase: MGIDEAKHAVRDQVWRLLEREGAAPEGSYGKIPGFYGAELTAARLAETPEWQAARTIKANPDWAQLPVRTRALRDGKLLYMAVPRMASEQPFFLLDPETLELPPEEAAEKSGAKECARRIGVEEMRPIDMVICGSVAVNRSGARIGKGAGYSDLEVALLIEAGLVTDETVIVAPVHSLQVVDDEIPETPHDFSVDLIVTTDEIIHCPDQRRPSGILWGDLTAEKIAAIPVLAARGY; this comes from the coding sequence GTGGGGATCGACGAGGCCAAGCACGCTGTACGCGATCAGGTGTGGCGGCTGCTGGAGCGTGAAGGCGCAGCGCCCGAGGGCTCGTACGGAAAGATTCCGGGGTTCTACGGCGCCGAACTGACTGCCGCACGCCTGGCCGAGACGCCCGAGTGGCAGGCGGCACGGACGATCAAGGCGAACCCCGACTGGGCTCAACTTCCCGTGCGGACACGGGCACTTCGAGACGGCAAGCTCCTCTATATGGCAGTACCACGGATGGCCAGCGAGCAACCGTTCTTCTTGCTCGACCCCGAGACGCTGGAGCTGCCGCCGGAGGAGGCCGCCGAAAAGAGCGGGGCCAAGGAGTGCGCCAGGCGAATCGGCGTCGAGGAGATGCGGCCGATCGACATGGTCATCTGCGGCAGCGTGGCTGTGAACCGCTCCGGCGCACGCATCGGGAAGGGCGCCGGCTACTCCGACCTGGAGGTGGCCCTGCTGATTGAGGCGGGCCTGGTGACTGACGAGACCGTGATCGTGGCGCCTGTTCACTCACTCCAGGTCGTCGATGACGAGATCCCGGAAACGCCGCACGACTTCAGCGTGGATCTCATCGTCACGACTGACGAGATCATCCACTGCCCCGACCAGCGGCGACCCAGCGGCATCCTGTGGGGTGACCTGACGGCAGAGAAGATCGCGGCGATTCCAGTGTTGGCGGCGAGGGGATATTGA